One region of Purpureocillium takamizusanense chromosome 4, complete sequence genomic DNA includes:
- the PPT1 gene encoding Protein-serine/threonine phosphatase (BUSCO:EOG09261M78~EggNog:ENOG503NU3F~COG:T), translating into MSQEAVDLKNKGNKEFAAGDYPGAVTYYSKAIALNDKEPTFFTNRAQAYIKTEAYGYAIADADKALELNPKLVKAYYRRGLARTAILRPKEAIDDFKECVRLDPSNKDARLKLEECKKIVRQLAFFAAIEVGDEPSAAEGLDLDSMVVDADYDGVRLEKEMTQEFIDDMIERFKTGKKIHRKYVYQIILAVKDIVYKEATMVEMEIPDDVKLTVCGDTHGQYFDLMELFRRNGLPDDKHWYLFNGDFVDRGSWSTEIALLLYAYKWLRPQGFFLNRGNHETDDMNRVYGFEGECKAKYNERLVKESPRSPFIEKETDWCMCRVFKLFSESFSALPLATLVGEKYLVLHGGLFSDDNVTLDDIRELDRHNQRQPGQAGLMMEMLWTDPQEEDGRGPSKRGVGMQFGPDITKRFCEKNGLEAVIRSHEVRMDGYEVQHDGRCITVFSAPRYCDSTENRGAYINIGPDYKLRYEQFDAVPHPDIKPMAYAQNSLMSSLM; encoded by the exons atgtcgcAGGAAGCTGTCGACCTCAAGAACAAAGGGAACAAGGagttcgccgccggcgactaCCCTGGGGCCGTCACATACTACTCCAAGGCCATTGCGCTGAACGACAAGGAGCCCACCTTCTTCACGAACCGTGCCCAA GCATACATCAAGACCGAGGCCTACGGTTACgccattgccgacgccgacaaggccctcgagTTGAACCCGAAGCTGGTCAAG GCCTACTATCGCCGAGGTCTCGCCCGAACTGCCATCCTCCGACCCAaggaggccatcgacgactTCAAGGAGTGCGTCCGGTTAGATCCCAGCAATAAAGATGCTAGGCTCAAGCTGGAGGAGTGCAAGAAGATTGTGCGCCAgctcgccttcttcgccgccatcgaggttggcgacgaACCTTCGGCGGCTGAGGGTCTCGACCTTGACTCGAtggtcgtcgatgccgactACGATGGCGTTCGGCTAGAGAAGGAGATGACTCAAGAGTTCATTGACGACATGATTGAGCGTTtcaagacgggcaagaagaTCCATCGCAAGTACGTCTACCAGATCATCCTTGCCGTCAAGGACATCGTGTACAAGGAGGCGACCATGGTGGAAATGGAGATTCCAGACGACGTCAAGCTCACCGTTTGTGGTGATACCCATG GACAATACTTTGATCTCATGGAGCTCTTCCGTCGCAACGGCTTGCCAGACGATAAGCACTGGTACCTCTTCAACGGCGACTTCGTCGACCGGGGATCCTGGTCGACCGAGATCGCACTGCTTCTCTACGCCTACAAGTGGCTGCGGCCTCAAGGCTTCTTCCTGAACCGGGGCAACCACGAAACGGACGACATGAATCGAGTGTATGGCTTCGAGGGAGAGTGTAAGGCCAAGTACAACGAGAGGTTGGTGAAAGAATCCCCCAGATCTCCTTTTATTGAAAAAGAAACTGACTGGTGCATGTGCAGGGTGTTCAAGCTGTTCTCGGAGAGTTTctctgccctgccgctggcgacCCTTGTTGGCGAAAAGTACCTGGTTCTGCACGGCGGCTTGTTCTccgacgacaacgtcacgctcgacgacatccgTGAGCTGGATCGACACAACCAGCGACAGCCCGGCCAAGCAGGCCTCATGATGGAGATGCTGTGGACGGATCCGCAGGAAGAGGACGGTCGCGGCCCGAGCAAGCGAGGCGTGGGCATGCAGTTTGGCCCGGACATCACCAAGCGGTTCTGCGAGAAgaacggcctcgaggcggtcATTCGAAGCCACGAGGTACGCATGGATGGCTATGAAGTGCAGCACGATGGACGTTGTATTACGG TCTTCTCGGCTCCCAGGTACTGCGACTCGACAGAGAACCGAGGTGCTTACATCAATATCGGCCCCGACTACAAGCTCAGGTATGAGCAGTtcgacgccgtgccgcaCCCAGACATCAAGCCCATG GCTTATGCCCAGAACTCGCTCATGTCGTCTCTGATGTAA
- a CDS encoding Ribonuclease P (EggNog:ENOG503P6TF) has translation MSSSQGPTPSQRAPKAHLETSHEILSCTIKSPQFSYAQLEVVTNGSEPVQLDDLQVKSYCTAALRQFLGLTGEAISLDILKVDGAECWLRVPRQDLGSFAAAITAWKGAGEGSVHNALRIKQCSDWLGAMVGSDGQDRLWDS, from the coding sequence ATGAGCTCCTCTCAAGGCCCGACACCAAGCCAACGCGCGCCGAAAGCCCACTTGGAAACATCACACGAAATCCTGTCCTGCACCATCAAGTCACCGCAGTTCTCGTACGCGCAGCTGGAGGTCGTCACGAACGGTTCTGAGCccgtgcagctcgacgacctgcagGTCAAGTCGTACTGCaccgcggcgctgcggcagtTCCTGGGCCTCACTGGCGAGGCCATCTCCCTTGACATCCTTAAggtggacggcgccgagtGCTGGCTGCGGGTGCCGAGACAGGACCTCGGGTCCTTTGCGGCCGCCATCACGGCGTGgaagggcgccggcgagggcagcgtgCACAACGCCCTGCGCATCAAGCAGTGCTCCGACTGGCTAGGCGCCATGGTGGGCTCGGACGGTCAGGATAGGCTCTGGGACAGCTGA
- the SPT4 gene encoding transcription elongation factor spt4 (EggNog:ENOG503P572~COG:K~BUSCO:EOG09265BBJ), translated as MSGTSNFAAPGQQRYLRACMVCSIVMTYSRFRDEGCPNCEEFLHLAGSQDQIESCTSQVFEGLITLANPARSWVAKWQRLDGYVGGVYAIKVSGQLPDEIRQTLEDEYRIQYIPRDGTETEADS; from the exons ATGTCGGGTACTTCCAACTTTGCGGcccccggccagcagcgctACCTGCGCGCCTGCATGGTCTGCTCCATTGTCATGACCTATAGC CGCTTCCGCGACGAAGGATGCCCCAACTGCGAGGAGTTCCTCCACCTCGCCGGCTCGCAGGACCAGATCGAGAGCTGCACGTCGCAGGTCTTCGAGGGCCTCATTACGCTCGCCAACCCGGCCCGCTCGTGGGTCGCCAAGtggcagcgcctcgacggctacgtcggcggcgtgtacGCCATCAAGGTCTCGGGTCAGTTGCCTGACGAGATCcggcagacgctcgaggacgagtaTAGGATCCAGTATATACC GAGAGACGGCACTGAAACGGAGGCGGACTCGTGA
- a CDS encoding uncharacterized protein (EggNog:ENOG503NVZ2~BUSCO:EOG092657UN~COG:A), with protein sequence MPKAEVGSTKHLSNKLKSKGLQRLRWYCQVCEKQCRDANGFKMHTQSESHVRQMLVVGEDPKKFINEYSNQFLRDFLQLLKTGHGEKQVQINQFYQEYIANKEHIHMNATKWPSLTEFAKHLGRESICRVEENEKGIFISWIDNSPEALRRQEALRKKEAQDQGDEQLEQRILKEQIRRAQALAAQRQNEQEEDEEARNLKRKDGEKITLSFGSKPKTEASEAKPSEPTPEVAASSEVVQGGESDKAQSKPTGFGGLSMKMGGKPQVKNVFAQAKKKNALAAGGPKKESKIEEPRKMSEAERIMREEMERKKRPRESDGFSMPLGKKHRSN encoded by the coding sequence ATGCCGAAAGCCGAGGTGGGATCGACCAAGCACCTGTCCAACAAGCTCAAGAGCAAGGGGCTGCAGCGGCTACGATGGTACTGCCAGGTGTGCGAGAAGCAGTGCCGCGATGCCAACGGCTTCAAGATGCACACGCAGTCTGAGAGCCACGTGCGACagatgctcgtcgtcggcgaagaCCCCAAGAAGTTCATCAACGAGTACAGCAACCAGTTCCTGCGCGACTTCCTGCAGCTCCTCAAGACGGGCCACGGCGAGAAGCAGGTCCAGATCAACCAGTTCTACCAGGAGTACATTGCCAACAAGGAGCACATCCACATGAACGCCACCAAGTGGCCGTCCCTGACCGAGTTCGCCAAACACCTCGGTCGCGAGAGCATCTGCCGTGTCGAAGAAAACGAAAAGGGCATCTTCATCTCCTGGATAGACAACTcgcccgaggcgctgcggcgccagGAAGCCCTGCGCAAGAAGGAGGCTCAAGAtcagggcgacgagcagctcgagcagcgcATACTCAAGGAACAGATTcggcgcgcgcaggcgctcgccgcgcagagGCAGAAcgagcaagaagaagatgaggaGGCCCGAAATCTGAAACGAAAAGACGGCGAGAAGATCACATTGTCGTTTGGCTCAAAACCAAAGACGGAGGCCTCGGAGGCGAAGCCCTCGGAGCCAACACCCGAGGTCGCCGCATCTAGCGAAGTCGTTCAGGGTGGCGAGTCCGACAAGGCCCAATCCAAACCTACAGGATTCGGAGGGCTGTCCATGAAGATGGGCGGCAAGCCTCAAGTCAAGAATGTCTTTGCGCaggcgaagaagaaaaaTGCGCTCGCGGCTGGAGGACCGAAGAAGGAGAGCAAGATTGAGGAGCCCAGGAAGATGAGTGAGGCAGAGCGAATCATGAGGGAAGAAATGGAAAGGAAAAAACGGCCACGGGAATCGGATGGGTTCAGCATGCCTTTGGGGAAGAAGCATCGAAGCAACTGA
- the cwf16 gene encoding Pre-mRNA-splicing factor cwf16 (COG:S~BUSCO:EOG092655M5~EggNog:ENOG503NV3K) — MSERKVLQKYYPPDFDPRDISRRRGPKTSGPRIQTVRLMAPFSMRCMTCGEFIYKGRKFNSRKETNQEEKYLNIQIFFFHIKCTRCSAEITFRTDPKNNDYAMVKGAVRNMEPWRNRDTEEETMEQRLDRLEREEAEAAGEEEKNAMADLEAKNADARREMAAADALDEIRQRNARINRSEKEGVDFADAIVRTEDEERAREEREDEEAAKRAFAAVRGAVAHVDVVEGAGSKEESTAKPDDAKPPPQTSMPPPAGPPPSFKRVVKKKKDHSALLGIKKKPSLV, encoded by the exons ATGTCAGAGCGCAAGGTCCTCCAG AAATACTATCCTCCGGACTTTGATCCGCGAGACATCTCCCGACGCCGCGGTCCGAAGACGAGCGGCCCGCGCATCCAAACCGTCCGCCTCATGGCCCCGTTCTCGATGCGCTGCATGACGTGCGGAGAGTTCATATACAAGGGCCGCAAGTTCAACTCGAGAAAGGAGACCAACCAGGAAGAAAAGTACCTCAACATCCAAATATTCTTCTTCCACATCAAATGCACCCGTTGCAGCGCCGAGATCACGTTCCGGACCGACCCCAAGAATAACGACTACGCCATGGTCAAGGGTGCCGTGCGCAACATGGAGCCGTGGAGGAACCGGGacacggaggaggagacgatgGAGCAGCGGCTAGACCGCCTGGAGCGGGAAGAGGCGGAGGCTGCcggtgaggaggagaagaacgccatggccgacctcgaggccaaaAATGCCGACGCACGGCGcgagatggccgccgcggacgcgctcgacgagaTTCGACAGAGAAACGCCAGGATAAACCGGTCAGAAAAGGAAGGCGTCGACTTTGCGGACGCAATCGTCCGGACGGAAGATGAGGAGCGTGCACGGGAAGAAagggaagacgaggaggcggccaagagaGCGTTTGCCGCGGTCAGAGGGGCGGTGGCCCACGTCGACGTTGTTGAAGGGGCGGGCTCGAAGGAAGAGTCAACAGCCAAGCCGGATGACGCGAAACCTCCCCCGCAGACATCGATGCCTCCGCCGGCTGGACCGCCTCCGTCTTTCAAGAGAgtggtgaagaagaagaaggatcattcggcgctgctgggcatcAAGAAGAAGCCATCACTCGTTTGA
- a CDS encoding uncharacterized protein (EggNog:ENOG503PPQ7) has product MPGQTDSYPISIPDSPPPPQSISTYSRFMHDHTKRQMESFGAIAPAGGSRGSTSSSSVSSSLTNGVGSSEYH; this is encoded by the coding sequence ATGCCCGGCCAAACGGACTCGTATCCCATCTCCATCCCCGactctccgccgccgccccagagcATCTCGACCTACTCGCGTTTCATGCACGACCACACCAAGCGCCAGATGGAGTCCTTTGGCGCCATCGcccccgcgggcggcagccggggtagcaccagcagcagttcCGTCAGCAGCTCGCTGACCAACGGCGTTGGGTCCTCGGAATATCATTAG
- a CDS encoding uncharacterized protein (COG:S~EggNog:ENOG503P05M) yields MKTIVVLGAGLAAAPIIRQLMRTVVLKRKDMRMIVVAPNTHFHWPIAMPRVVVPGQLPDDKVMFPYDPIFREYPSDRFEFVLGSAASLDPEARVVTVGLNAGGDERAVPYDTLVVATGASAKDDMPWKVLGTTARTTERLHRLQEDIKRAKTIVVAGGGLTGSETAGELGFEYARDGTKDVYFIYSGDVPLSSLPVLESVRKQTKHELERMGVKMMPNTTVTRATKSGDETVLELRGADGTTKTLTTDAYVPTTGVTPNTSFAPAKMLDGRGYMKQTTRLQAEGYPDIFVVGDAGSLEASKAMMATTQATHLIKVLPAYLLAGDDGDGARGELPEYQVNTKEMVGVTLGRSKGTGQMGTFKVFSFLIWWLKGRFLGTDYAAQLPAGKRTMMATLEK; encoded by the coding sequence ATGAAgaccatcgtcgtcctcggggccggcctcgccgccgcgcccatcATCCGCCAGCTGATGCGCACCGTCGTCCTGAAGCGCAAGGACATGCGCAtgatcgtcgtcgcgcccaaCACGCACTTCCACTGGCCCATCGCCATgccgcgcgtcgtcgtccccggccaGCTTCccgacgacaaggtcatGTTCCCGTACGATCCCATCTTTCGCGAGTACCCCTCGGACCGCTTCGAATTCGTGctcggcagcgccgcctcgctcgatCCGGAGGCCCGCGTTGTCACCGTCGGGCtcaacgccggcggcgacgagcgggccGTCCCCTACGacacgctcgtcgtcgccaccggcgcgtcggccaaggacgacatGCCGTGGAAGGTCCTCGGCACGACGGCCAGGACCACGGAGCGGCTGCACCGCCTGCAGGAGGACATCAAGCGGGCAAAGACGATTGtcgtggctggcggcgggctcacGGGGTCGGAGACGGCCGGCGAACTGGGCTTCGAGTACGCGAGGGACGGGACCAAGGACGTCTACTTCATCTACTCGGGGGATgtgccgctgtcgtcgctgccggtgctggaGAGCGTGCGCAAGCAGACCAAGCACGAGCTGGAGAGGATGGGCGTCAAGATGATGCCCAACACGACCGTCACGCGGGCCACCaagtcgggcgacgagacggtcctggagctgcgcggcgccgacggcacgaccaagacgctgacgacggacgcgtacgtcccgacgacgggcgtgaCGCCCAACACGTCCTTTGCGCCGGCCAAGATGCTCGACGGCCGGGGGTACATGAAGCAGACGACGCGGCTGCAGGCGGAGGGGTACCCGGACATCTTCGTggtgggcgacgcgggcagcctcgaggcgtccaaggccatgatggcgacgacgcaggccACGCATCTCATCAAGGTGCTGCCCGCGtacctgctcgccggcgacgacggcgacggcgcccgggGAGAGCTGCCCGAGTACCAGGTCAACACCAAGGAGATGGTGGGCGTGACGCTGGGCCGCAGCAAGGGCACGGGGCAGATGGGGACGTTCAAGGTGTTTAGCTTCTTGATCTGGTGGCTCAAGGGCCGCTTCCTGGGCACCGACTATGCGGCGCAGCTGCCCGCGGGGAAaaggacgatgatggcgacgctggAGAAGTAG
- a CDS encoding uncharacterized protein (EggNog:ENOG503NXXQ~COG:Q), translating to MSILGWVQGQWSTLPYPDEDCSGRTIIITGGNSGLGLEAARHFVRLNAAKVVLACRSVERGEAARRDIVEASSEGRAHGTVVEVWQLDLSSFDSVRAFAARASSQLPRLDVLLNSASILVHDFALVEGHETMMTVNIVSTFLLTVLLLPALRRTATRFNVTPHVTIVSSDGAFLAFFPERKADHVFNTLKLNKNFMERYNTTKLLQLMLMRRLAAAVDASGKGHYVIVNALNPGLCRTQLFRRSFWPLSWGVWLAFAVFGREPEMGARTLLAAACSGDDMHGRWMTDCRPQVWPGRMCGDEGERLAAKVWGELEEILEGIEPGVMDNV from the exons ATGTCGATTCTGGGGTGGGTGCAGGGCCAGTGGTCGACGCTGCCGTATCCCGACGAGGACTGCAGCGGCCggaccatcatcatcaccggcgGCAACTCTG GCCTCGGACTCGAGGCGGCACGGCACTTTGTgcgcctcaacgccgccaaggTGGTCCTCGCGTGCCGCagcgtcgagcgcggcgaggcggcgcggcgggacATTGTCGAGGCGTCGTCCGAGGGGCGCGCACACGGCACCGTGGTGGAGGTGTGGCAGCTGGACCTGAGCTCGTTTGACAGCGTCAGGGCGTTtgcggccagggcgtcgtcgcagctgccgcggctGGACGTGCTGCTCAACAGCGCGAGCATCCTGGTGCACGACTTTGCCCTGGTGGAGGGCCACGAGACCATGATGACGGTCAACATCGTCTCGACCTTTCTCCTcaccgtgctgctgctcccggcgctgcgccggacggcgacgcggttcAATGTGACGCCGCACGTTACCATTGTGTCTTCAGACGGTGCCTTTCTG GCCTTCTTCCCCGAGCGCAAGGCAGACCACGTCTTCAACACGCTCAAGCTCAACAAAAACTTCATGGAGCGGTACAACACCAccaagctgctgcagctgatgctgatgcgccggctcgccgcggccgtggacgcgTCGGGCAAGGGGCACTACGTCATCGTCAACGCGCTCAACCCGGGGCTCTGCAGGACGCAGCTCTTCCGGCGCTCCTTCTGGCCCCTCAGCTGGGGCGTGTGgctcgccttcgccgtcttTGGGCGCGAGCCCGAGATGGGCGCCCGCacgctgctcgcggcggcctgctcgggcgacgacatgCACGGCCGGTGGATGACGGACTGCAGGCCGCAGGTCTGGCCGGGCCGCAtgtgcggcgacgagggggagcggctggcggccaaggtctggggcgagctcgaggagattctcgagggcatcgagcCTGGCGTCATGGACAATGTTTGA
- the NUT1 gene encoding mediator complex subunit (COG:K~TransMembrane:1 (o663-683i)~EggNog:ENOG503NYHQ) has translation MRPAMGGNAGSEAQGGALREAVTYWSDFIARCIFKRLDVDKFKEFVPLIHSKHPLPPVIVADLFLKPQGSNNVSLDPRFPPYIQTLTQLGYVDAPSLLLSLHKYSALHKHVKPSSDAQQLGAADDEASRKPQEPRRWKISAWAEEFIFYHVIKMIIDGTAIREARAALVIVKVLCKWMDLFASVSTALSADVLGEIQNPQHRDDMESSRAAFVPLLLRMVESTEFLDVIGKPLAKGARKELSQSMSGFIHTLQAAPGFVERLEMFRSETLAKFDPADKKKQAAANAAMDELLENAAGLDDFVVADIPISNTRAGLYVHLNASLAGRPLIDDNALLSYIHNRYQGETQSGAVDLILASFDVLANAVFRNEGPRDAHVLKSFLVNKVPLLLSQLFSPQFSTTSSEFCITEALNRVDTSVFPTASLMFDESRSNNPYTESVREEFCTACALHGLVQREHVERILGETSMSYEPSLEKLSKDKLVQDCLSDSEKIQSLVRELDKMDGNVGAMCQALVEIIRQLCNTKETVFLRVLCSELAQKPQSLDILLLFEKLTSVLEPVCQLLDTWRYDDPEGEYQPIYEEFGGIMLLVLAFVYRYSLTPADIGITSPESGVAKILTRAHIARSNDELVGREASHMNGWIHGLFDTESGGLGDELMSSCPPQEFYLLVASIFQSTVVAYTFGYINDEQLKSGIEYVGDTFLLPSLVPALQFLSDSLWVEQKGQKTIIKILHLILLPNLASSEAGAMLSSVKYLIAKPLENSLRAYQKQDPKNQDIDPLLRALKDSLPLSRRTGGADHNEMSSWASSSSSGLAGAVKHTIQGLVQWSLHHGINATPASYTHRQLMASCRVGGTRRMLQVMLDEIRHQSEAGSASIVYDVVGAMICAPDVTNEPPPAAGILDVSGNMPPPVQRPLTLREVLRAEAEDCRKLQKKDPVLAEIVARLHRRVETHMALPQPQTLLPGQDMPLDLNGGTGGLEDAMAAAAAAAGVQGDAMPVDGVGLDMGMGSVGSDLGLGGGSAGGLDNTGDAELFGLDHGMGMFDGWESMDLSGS, from the exons ATGCGCCCCGCGATGGGCGGCAACGCCGGTtccgaggcgcagggcggcgcccttcGCGAGGCCGTCACCTACTGGTCAGACTTCATCGCCCGGTGCATCTTCAAGcgtctcgacgtcgacaagTTCAAGGAGTTTGTCCCGCTCATCCACTCCAAGCACCCGCTGCcccccgtcatcgtcgccgacctcttcCTCAAGCCCCAGGGCTCCAACAACGTCAGCCTTGATCCGCGCTTCCCCCCGTACATTCAGACCCTCACCCAGCTGGGCTACGTCGACGCCCCGTCGCTACTCCTGTCGCTCCATAAATACTCGGCACTCCACAAGCACGTGAAGCCCTCATCCGACGCCCAACAGTTaggcgcggccgacgacgaggcctcTCGGAAACCACAGGAGCCGCGTCGTTGGAAGATCTCCGCCTGGGCCGAGGAGTTCATCTTCTACCATGTCATAAAGATGATCATCGATGGCACCGCCATCCGCGAGGCCCGAGCTGCCCTGGTCATTGTCAAGGTGCTCTGCAAGTGGATGGACCTCTTCGCCTCCGTCTCGACCGCGCTCTccgccgacgtcctcggAGAGATTCAAAATCCACAGcaccgcgacgacatggagtcttcccgcgccgcctttgTCCCGCTGCTCCTGCGCATGGTGGAGAGCACCGAGTTTCTCGACGTCATCGGCAAGCCCCTTGCCAAAG GTGCACGCAAAGAGCTCTCACAGAGCATGTCCGGCTTCATCCACACCCTGCAGGCCGCccccggcttcgtcgagagGCTCGAAATGTTCCGCTCCGAGACGCTCGCAAAATTCGACCCCGCTGATAAAAAAAAGCAGGCCGCTGCCAACGCCGCAATGGATGAGTTGTTGGAGAACgccgcgggcctcgacgactttgTCGTGGCCGATATCCCCATCTCCAACACGCGGGCTGGGCTATACGTGCACTTAAACGCATCG CTTGCTGGTCGGCCATTGATTGATGACAATGCATTACTCTCATACATTCACAACAGATATCAG GGCGAGACCCAATCCGGCGCCGTTGACCTCATTCTGGCCTCGTTTGATGTCCTTGCCAATGCCGTCTTTCGCAATGAGGGCCCAAGGGACGCCCACGTGCTCAAGTCGTTTCTGGTGAACAAGGTGCCCTTGCTCCTCTCGCAGCTGTTTTCGCCGCAATTCTCCACCACATCATCGGAGTTCTGCATTACAGAGGCGCTGAATCGTGTCGATACGAGCGTCTTTCCGACGGCGTCACTCATGTTTGACGAGTCGCGGAGTAACAATCCATACACGGAAAGCGTGAGGGAAGAGTTTTGTACTGCGTGCGCACTGCACGGCCTGGTGCAGCGCGAACATGTCGAGAGAATACTGGGCGAGACGTCCATGTCATACGAGCCATCTCTGGAGAAGCTTTCCAAGGATAAGCTGGTCCAAGACTGTCTTTCAGACTCGGAAAAGATTCAAAGTCTCGTCAGAGAGCTGGACAAGATGGATGGCAACGTCGGTGCCATGTGCCAGGCACTCGTGGAG ATCATTCGCCAACTCTGTAACACCAAGGAGACGGTGTTCTTGAGGGTCTTGTGCAGCGAGCTGGCGCAAAAGCCCCAGTCTCTGGATATCCTGCTCCTTTTCGAAAAGCTCACATCGGTCCTCGAGCCTGTGTGCCAGCTGTTGGACACGTGGAGATATGACGACCCGGAAGGGGAGTACCAGCCCATCTATGAAGAGTTTGGTGGCATCATGCTCCTCGTCCTAGCCTTTGTCTATCGATACAGCCTGACGCCAGCGGACATTGGCATCACATCTCCAGAATCGGGCGTGGCCAAGATTCTGACCCGAGCCCACATCGCCCGTTCCAACGACGAGTTGGTGGGCCGCGAGGCTTCCCACATGAATGGCTGGATTCACGGGCTCTTCGACACCGAGTCGGGCGGTCTCGGCGATGAGCTGATGTCGTCTTGCCCCCCGCAGGAGTTTTACTTGCTCGTGGCCTCGATATTCCAgagcaccgtcgtcgcctaTACCTTTGGCTACATCAATGACGAACAGCTCAAGTCTGGTATCGAAT ACGTGGGTGACACATTtttgctgccgtcgctggtgCCAGCCCTCCAGTTTCTCTCGGACTCGCTTTGGGTCGAACAAAAGGGGCAAAAGACCATCATCAAGATTCTGCATCTTATCCTCCTTCCAAACTTGGCGTCGAGTGAAGCCGGGGCGATGCTGTCCTCGGTCAAGTATCTAATTGCCAAACCACTGGAGAACTCTCTTCGGGCGTACCAGAAGCAGGACCCTAAGAACCAGGATATTGATCCGCTGCTCCGGGCGCTCAAGGACAGTCTTCCGCTATCGCGGCGAACGGGAGGCGCAGATCACAACGAGATGAGCTCatgggcgagcagctcgagcagcggccTCGCGGGGGCAGTCAAGCACACAATACAGGGGCTCGTCCAGTGGAGTCTACACCACGGCATCaacgcgacgccggcgtcgtaTACTCACCGTCAGCTGATGGCATCATGCAGGGTTGGGGGCACCAGGCGCATGCTACAGGTGATGCTAGACGAGATCCGGCATCAGTCCGAGGCCGGGAGCGCGAGCATCGTCTACGACGTGGTCGGCGCCATGATATGCGCGCCAGACGTGACCAACGAGcccccgccggcagcgggcaTTTTGGATGTTTCGGGCAACATGCCTCCGCCAGTGCAGCGGCCGTTGACCCTGCGGGAGGTGCTcagggcggaggcggaggactGCCGAAAGCTGCAGAAGAAGGACCCCGTCTTGGCTGAGATTGTGGCCCGTCTGCATCGAAGGGTGGAAACACACATGGCGCTCCCGCAGCCGCAAACACTGCTCCCGGGGCAGGACATGCCGCTGGACCTGAACGGCGGGaccggcggcctcgaggacgccatggccgcagctgccgccgccgcgggcgtccagggcgatgcgatgccggtggacggcgtcggcttggacatgggcatgggcagcgTCGGGTCggaccttggcctcggcggcgggagcgctGGCGGCCTTGACAACACTGGCGACGCAGAACTTTTTGGGCTGGATCACGGCATGGGCATGTTTGACGGCTGGGAGAGCATGGACTTGAGCGGGAGTTGA